In the Zingiber officinale cultivar Zhangliang chromosome 5A, Zo_v1.1, whole genome shotgun sequence genome, ACAAAGCTATCCAGGATAATGGAGAGCTCTGGAAACCTTTGAATTGCTTAGTTGAAGCTGCAAATAGAACAAAATCATTTAGGTCAACTCCACAGAATCCTATCATTAAGGCTGAGAAAAAAGAACTTTCTGATGGTGACACAAATAGAAACAAAACCATAATGGAGCATCTTCATGATTTCAAAGCTCAGGATCAGAAGAATGACAATTTTCAAACAGTTCGTATGAAAGTTAAGGCCAGAAGTTTGAAGGCAGTTAACCAGAAAAAGAGTAACCTTGCTAACTCCACCCAAACACTGCCTGATGCTTTTAATGCTCGAAGTGATAAGAGGATAACTCCATTGTGGTTTTCCTTGATTGCCTATTTTGACCAGTTAAGGAGCTTGAGAACTGGATGATTTTTGTTTCATTGTCTTTTACTGATCTCATGTGCAATGGTTTCAGGACTGGAGACTCCGCATTGCCCCAAATATCAACTAATTATTTGAGGATAAAGTGAGttgaattttcttatcttgctcaAACGACTCTGGAAGATTgaatttgttattgtttttatttcttttatttcaagtTTCCTAAACTACATGCTGTGGTTTAGCTATATTACTAATTAATGTAGTATGTCTAACAGGCTGTGTTAATGTTACTTGACAAAAATATGTAAAACTGTTGCAAAAAGACACATCTAGCATCACAATGATCCTTTAGGTTATCATGTAGATCAATCAACTTGGTCCATAGATCATACTGTTCTTGAATTTGACCTATTTTGCATAAAAGATCGTTAGGCAAAAGATCGATTAATAAATcaattactttgatatttgcttctGATTTTGTATTTGGCTCTTGATCCATTATCTTTTCATGATGATTTTTCGATTTTTTTCTTTGGAGGTTCAAAACTTTTCTTCCGGGTGAACCAATCTTCAATGTTCATCTTGATTGATAGTGgaaaaaaaaatttttgtttgCTACGATATGGGTATATATACCCATACATATGAACAATTCCTACTATATTTGCTCACCGATATAACTCCTTATGCTTACAGGCATGGTAGATATTGATTAATTATACATTTTTGTGTCCATTGAGTAAGAAATGAATCTACAACAAGCACTTTGGAGAATGGGAAAGTATCTTAAATGAATCTACAACAAACACTTTGAAGAATGAGAAAGTATCTTACAGTGTTTCCAGCTAACTCTGTTGGTACTAGGCTGAAGTCAACACCATGTTATTTCTGCATTGTTGTATTGTTGAGATTGTTAATTTTTCTTCATAGATGTAGAATTCAATTCAAATAAAAGGATAGTTTTTCTATGTGCTTTTCTGATGCTTTTATGGATTGGAGATAAATGATTAGTACATTTTAAGTTATATACTTTTTTCTTTTACCCCAGCATCTACTATTAACCATTTGATTGCTCTTTTTTGTTCTTGATCATAGAGATGACAGTATCCCTGTTTCTTACATTCAGAAGTAccttgtcaagaagctcaatCTTTTCAGTGAAGATGAGGTGAGTCTTCTCCCTGAAATAAATACATATCACTTTCTACAATCCAAGTTTGGATATCCATGAAGTAGTGATCTGCTAATCTAATACTTTATTTATGTAGCTAACAAACACATTTACTAGTTTAACTTGCAAAGGATAGATAGTAGTATATTGATTTGTGCTTTAATCTGTGATGAACATAGCTATACGCAATATTTTGGTATATTCAGGTACACTAGATACATCCGTCCAATCATTAATCTTTCATTTATGAGCTCAATAATATTGTATCATCACCATCAAATTGTGTTTCTCCGTTGAACTCTATAATTCTATATCATTAAGAACATTAATATCACTTTGATCACTTTTAATTAACTAGATTTTTCTTTGATCTCCTTTACCCTTGCATTATTAACTCTAATCAATTTAACATGTATACCTATAGAGCTCATTCTATGAGCATCTTCATAATCATATCAAGTCAACCTATTTTTTCCTATTTTCATTATTGTAATCGCACCTAATTGctccttaatatattttttaatttaattttacaacaGTATATATTAATCTTGACATCTTATGTCTAccccattttttttaatatattattttctGATTGGCCATCATATTATCAATCCAGTAGGACAATTCTCACCACAACCTTGTAAAAATTTTCTTTAACCTTGTAGACCCATGATTATCACATGGCTCTGGAAGCTAATTTCCATTTCAATCCCATGCTTATCCTCCTATTAATGGTATTTTCATCAATATCACCTTGTTGAATAATAACCCACTAGCCAATAGGCACATAGATAAAAGAAGAACTTCTTCCATACATGTGAGAGTTCCACAAACTTCTTTTATGAGCGAGATGATTCAGAGTTGCATTCTGGCCAACCACCAAAACTCCTACTCATgacgagattttaaaccttgattgaTATTACATTGtatatttaattttagttaaCTTAAAGATTTTTGTTTCAAAGTTCTCTCCATGATTCAAGTGTCGAGTCCAATTTATAGCCTTCATTTTATTCCAAATATAACAATATAGATTGCAAATAACATCAAAGAGGTTTTGAATGTTACTGATAGATTCACTTAATACTATtgtaaaaatattaaagaaaaaaaaacttctgTTACACTCAATAGTTCTGATAGTAGCCATAGTATCAATCTATATCATGGAAATTAGTCTAGATCTTCAAATGCTTAGTATCAATGCTCCTCTTCTCTTACCCATGCATTAATATCCATGCCAGTCTCATAAAACTTTTCTAGCAACTTAAGTGGTGTACAATGACCACTTAATCTCAAGAAGTCAATCTCCATTTCCTCTTCTGGGATGGATCTTTCTCCCTTTGTAATTTCCTTCACTTCAGAAATCCAAGTTTTTCCTTGTCTGCATTGTTAATAAAATAACCTCCCCATGTCTTGTCTTTGTTCTACAATAAAAAATTTCATCAttctcttcttgtttttgaaTAATAGATCCAAATTAGGAGGAATCTCTGACTACTTAGTTCGATCATTACTTGGAATCATGCATTTCTATGCTAAAagcaaaaattcaactaaagctcTTGAAATTGGTCTTTGGAATAAGTGTCTAAATCTCTGCTGTGCACTGGCTCTAAATGACCTTGACTTTGCAGCTTGCATGTGTTATGGGTTCTGTGAACTTGGCTTTTCAGATTGCCTTTATCCAGAGTTTGACAATTCCACAATTAATGGAAGTCAACTGCTCAAGGTTGTTATGTCACTAGTTATACCTTACACTTCTCCACAAACAAGCTACATCACTCTACCAAACTATTCCTATTTCTTCTTTATCAGCAAGTTAGTTCCAATTCTTATTACATAAATGTTAAGCGATTTTCTGCATATGCCTTAGTGAAGAGATCTAGTGACCTGCCACCTAATCTTAGTAAGGTATCGAAATGTTCGTTTCTCCTTTTGAATATACATGAATTACTGTGAATACTCTTTCTAAGGTTTCGTCTCGGTGAGAGAGTATTTATTGTCAACTACATGAATTACCATCAGTTACTAAATTCTGTCTTTCAGGTCGAAATAACATGTCACAATGAACCACTGATGCCCACAATCTGTCTGCACAATGTGATCGAACAGTGGCTACAAGGGGCACGGCTATCGCAGAGGCTACCAGCAGTTATCGGCACGTCAGCCAAAGAGTTCGTGGTGACGCTGGGTTACAGGCGGTGCAAGACTGAGCTCGAGCCATCGGCACTGAGATAGAACTTTGCATTCAAGATGGTGAAGAAGAGCCTTGTTTTCGCATCTGCTGGCTTCTTGTTTTCACATATTGTGTGTTAGGCATGATTCAATGGTTGATAAAGTATTCTGATTCATACATGTAGCATTAAAGTGGTGTTGTCTTTCTAATTAGAGGGGGCAAATGATGCCATCCTAACTTTTTTTTGGTTAAATTTTGATAGAATATCTTGTGATTTAGAGAAAAGAGTATGATCATTTTCCCTGTATTAATCACTCGATCAATTAGTTTGGCCCATtaatcaaagttttttttttctataattaaTCTTTAGGCACAAGCCTTTCAAATATAATTTGTTGTTCTTTGGAAGCTCTtcagattttgaatttaatttgtttAAATCTTCGATTTGAGAGGGGAATACGTTCATACAATTCAGCAATTTATGCCAAgtgaattaataatttttttttttgtttataaaaaatacCTCTTGGTgagatttttaaagtttagaaaaaataaaataatatttttaaatgtgCGAAGGTagttttttaaaaagataaattaattataaaggataaaataaaatttattctaaaataaGAAGATTAGGcattgggaaaaaaaaaatagatactgTTATTTCTACTTTTCTTCGGTTGACACCATTTATCCCAGCCGACTAATCATAGGTGATTAACTTTCATAGGTCGAACAAGTCACGAAGCGCAGGTAAAATTTATCCCTAATATTTTTTAATCTAATACTCAAAAAAAACTTCATAATATGTTGCAACTGAGTTTTTCTTAATTCTACCATCGGAGACCTAACTAAGACATCAAGCCTCCCTGAGGTCAAGTATTTCTATCCTTTATTCACCTAGAGACGATCGATCTAATCCTACGAAAGTTTTCCATCGGCCATCTGTTAAATTCGAAAAACACAGATGGATCACAGTAGACAGTTCAGTATCACGAGTGATTTAAACACAGCGGACATTTATTTACGCGGTATGAAAATCAAACCCTCAAAATCCATCCGTTCATTTTACCATCACATCAAGGTGAAGACAAGGCATTAGATTTGTAAAAGGTGAAATCTATCATCCTAGCAGCCCCTCTCATAACTATCTCATATCATTGAGAAAGAGTAAATTAGGTACCTAGTAGGTCTCCATATGGAAGGATATTTCTACGATTTTACCAAGATTCGACCCTTAATTCTATAAATCTACTACATGATCATCGACTTGGCTATTCTCTAGGGCAAAGACAAGACATTGGCTATActaaaaggtgattacgctcatcCTAGGTGCCCCTCACAATCTGTCCCTAGATTATGTAAAGGGAGTTAAATCACAGGGTCAATTATAGTCAACTGCCAAGTGGCTAGGGGTGGGCGAAACTTTTTCCTGAGGATATACAAAGAGAAACCCAGTGCATAGAATTTCCGCCATGTGGAGTCTTGAGAAAGGATCTATTATACATAGCCTTATCCTATTTTTTACAAAAGGCTGAAAATTAATCCTTACCCGTTATAATAAATCTGTCGCCACCTAACTAACTAGGTACCATGCTGACGGAAGACAAagcattggaaaaaaaaaatgattaatcaggtcAGGTAACATTGAACCTGGGTGATCGATCCGAcctcacggaagtttcccaccggtcATTAGGATAAATAAGGGAAGTACACATGGAGGCCCATCTTGACCGCCAGTATTCTCAAGTTTGCTAGCCATTaaggagaaatttttttaataataagtcTCGAACTCTATACCTAAGAGACGATCCTCTAGTCCACTTTGTTATGGACCAGGAGATGGTTCATAACTCAATTGCGACCGGATCAAGACCGTAATTCGATCCTGTCGCAATTGGTTACGATTTTTCTCGATTCACCTTCTTATTTAAATTATAGTTTAGATCAAGATAAACGACGAAAGCTGTCCAGAGACTACCACGATGAGCTGTCGGTCATACTTAAATGAAAAAATGAACCTACAAAAAATCACAATTCAATTATAGTCGATTATGATCATTATTCGAACATAATTAAATTGTGGACAAAAAGATCCGGTCTACTGGATCTACGATCTCTTATCAGAGGGTGTCAGACACCCGTCCCGCGGCAAGACAAGGCCTCGGTAAAAAAGATATTTTcaagatttattttaaaaaaaaataaaaagaaaagaaaatgaatgGGTCCACGTAGAAATGCAATAAATACTTTAGATTATACAACGCTTCGATCCTCTCCGCTATTTATTTCTAGTCCGGTTGAATTCCTTTTGTCGCCGAGGAGGATCGTCTTGAAGATGCAGCAGGTAACCCTAACCCTATTTCTAATAGTCTCGAAGATTTTAACTTTTCTCCAAGAGCAGTTGGGGGATCCTGAAAAGTTTGATTTTTGTTCGGTTTTTAAGGGCGAAGGATCGGAGACCCAGGTCACATGGGAAGATCAGCAGAACATCAACAAGTTCGGGAGGTTGAACAACCGGTACCATGAGCTCGAGGAAGAGATCAAGGTCGCCAAGGTGTGTTGCTTTCGATTTCGCATCGACCAGTCGTCTCTTTGCTATCCTCCCTCTAATTTCATACAGCTTTTTCACTAGACTTGTGAAGATAACATATTGCTCGTTCTTCTATCTTTTGTGGGTCTGCTAAAAGTGGGTATGTGTTGGTCGATTAAATTGCTATTATCGCGAAGTAGAGGTTGCTCGATTTAGTAATTGATCTTCTTTATTGGATTACTTTATCTACATAACAAAATACGGTTACCTTTATGGCTGTTGAGGTTTTTTTTTACCAAATTTCTATTGCATTTAGTTTATCATTAGCAAAATAGGTTTACATTTGTTTTCTCCACCTATATTTTTGTTTTTGAGAGTGAAGCATGATGAAGCCCTTACATAGAGTTCAATAATGTGATAAGGTAATATATGCATATATTAAGCTTGAAGCTTTCAAATGTCAGTGATTAAGTGAGAAAAGTACTCCTAAAAACTTAGTCCAATTGCGTAAAGGTAAGGAACTTGGATTAGAGGTTCAAATTTACAATATTAATCATAAAACTTTGTTGTGAGAAAAGTACTCCTATCAACCACATAAGTTTGTCAAAGACCAACTTCTTTAGTTTTCTCATCAGATGTCTTTACAGTTACATAATTAGAATTTCATACGTGATAAACGTGAAACATTACAATATCAGATTCCGGTGGCATATCAAGAGTACATTGCATAGTTTGTCTTTGATAAGATGCAAGCAAATTGCCTCATACCCAAGAAGTGCATAAAATATAAGACAAAAATTGGCAGAAAAAAAAAGAGTCCACTCTGGTTTTAGCTTGTATGACTATGAACAAATATGCCCTTTTGTTCCAACATTGTGTTTGTTTTAATTTATCTTTTATGTGATATTTACCCTTCAAAAACTAAGCAAGCCAAGGAGTGATTAGTGAGGCTAGTCTCTTTTTTCCAAACATATACAGATCACATTGGTCTTCCATAGTCATGCATCTCTGTTTCCTTTCCATGACTTGTCTTTATAAGTGATCTAGTtgtctttttttctttcttttaaatcaAAGCGATGGTAACTGGAAGTTCCCTCATCAAATACATGGAAAAATATCAACTACTTCCTTTCTAGGCCTTAACACTTCAAGTTCTTCAAGATGGTGTTTCATTATCAAATTAGTTCTTCAAGTTTCTCTGAAGTCCTCTCTCTTGCATTTGTTTTCTTCACTAATGCAACTGGGAGTTCTCTGGTTGTGCTTTTCTCTGTTGACTTGTGAATTCAATTTCTCTTGGATCGAAGGGGATGATGTTAGATTAGGGACACCCTATGATCTGCTAATACTAcatggaaattttttttattaggatAGGTTTCCTGCCATCTGATATGATATGGTCAAGTTGCTACTAGAAATTTGACTtattgattgagcttacatatttGAAGCTTTGTATTTCTTTTTGCGAAATAAAAAGAATATCTGCTTGATATTTTtcatcttaattttaaaaaaaagatctCATTTAGACTTTCATTGGGTTATCGTTAGTGCTGGGTAAAGGTTTTAGGTATGCTTGTAGCCTTGTAGGTTTAGTGAAGATATAGACCTTGTGTTGTATATATGTATTGGTCGTGTTTACCCTTGAATGATCCCAACAGTATTTAGTGCTTAGCTGGTTCGGCTAACATCAAGTTTACTGTGTAGAAAAAGATTTATTTGCATATCAGAAGTATTCAATTGTAGACATCAAAAGTATGTTCATTTTCACTCACTTCACCATGAAACCCAAAACATGGTTCTTTTAGAACACCAAAATGGATCTCGACTATTTGGAATTGATTACTTTGATTTAGAAGGCTGACAGTTATGCTAGGTCCACAGAAAACACTGTATACAGATGCAATTCTCTCTAATTAATCTGTTTCCCTTTTTGTtaggaagcaaatgaaaacttgGAGGATGCCAGCAACGAGATGATCTTATCTGATGAAGATGTTTTGAGGTTCCAAATAGGGGAGGTGTTTGCTCACGTGCCTTCCGAAGAAGTTGAAAGCAGACTGGAGAAAATGAAAGAGGATGCTGCTAAGGAGCTCCAAAGgctggaggaagaaaaggagtcTGTTCTTGCGCAGATGGCTGAATTGAAGAAAATCTTGTATGGGAAGTTCAAGGACTCCATAAATTTGGAGGAAGATTAGTGggagatttagtttgatgcattttgGCTGTCTCTCTGCCCCTTGTGTGCACTCTTTGATGCGTTGAAGTAACTGTTCTTTTATTTCAGCTCTGTGAGATGATGTGGAAGAAACCCAATTAGGCACATTTAGAACGTATTTTGGATCAAATTTGACTATATATCCTGAATCTAAATTTCCTGTATTCTGAATCTTTTGATGCAAATTTTTTTGTAGCATCTGAAAACTAGATATGGATACAAGTGTATAGCACTCTTTGATGCGTTGAGTATCCTGAATGATACTCATTCAACAATGTGATTCTAGTTTTACATAAAATTCTTGCTAATATATAGTTAAGAACTTGACACTAACTTTTGTTACACCAATGATCTCTCCATTATTTTCACAGCTTCCTTCAGTTGCTGCTGTGTCTCTGCTCTTGCTGGCGATGTG is a window encoding:
- the LOC121979375 gene encoding E3 ubiquitin protein ligase DRIP2-like isoform X1; this translates as METSGAEEEEEAAAAGPAQMVKVKRKILASCLTCPICNKLMRDATTISECLHTFCRNCIYEKLDEEETDRCPVCNIHLGCLPVEKLRADHNLQDLRAKIFPLKKLKNGACDSVPSITLPVRRKEISLSSLVVNTPKVTTQTGSTGRRKKALGNKDATFHGSGSVFCKNENDTTNKFVKKSNSNGNSIKQALSSRQASSNSKTPYNNANKHTENGDKAIQDNGELWKPLNCLVEAANRTKSFRSTPQNPIIKAEKKELSDGDTNRNKTIMEHLHDFKAQDQKNDNFQTVRMKVKARSLKAVNQKKSNLANSTQTLPDAFNARSDKRITPLWFSLIAYFDQTGDSALPQISTNYLRIKDDSIPVSYIQKYLVKKLNLFSEDEVEITCHNEPLMPTICLHNVIEQWLQGARLSQRLPAVIGTSAKEFVVTLGYRRCKTELEPSALR
- the LOC121979376 gene encoding probable prefoldin subunit 4, giving the protein MGPRRNAINTLDYTTLRSSPLFISSPVEFLLSPRRIVLKMQQGEGSETQVTWEDQQNINKFGRLNNRYHELEEEIKVAKEANENLEDASNEMILSDEDVLRFQIGEVFAHVPSEEVESRLEKMKEDAAKELQRLEEEKESVLAQMAELKKILYGKFKDSINLEED